A region of the Methylomagnum ishizawai genome:
CGCGAACTGCATTGCCCGGCCCGCGAGGAATTCCAAGGCTTCGCCCGCGAACACCCGGACTGGGGGATGCCCTATGGCTTCCCCGGCCTGCGCCCGCGGGAATTCGACACCCTCACCCTCTGGCTCAAACAAGGCGCGATGATGCCGCCGCCCGCCCCGGTATCCGCCCGCGCCCAGGCCGAGGTGAAACAATGGGAAGCCTTCCTCAACGGCGACACGCCCAAGCAACAACTGGTCTCGCGCTATCTCTACGAGCATTTGTTCGCGGGACACCTGCACTTCAAAGGCCATACGGAGCGCGAATTCTTCCGGCTGGTGCGCTCCACCACCCCGCCCGGCGCGGAGGTCCGGGAAATCGCCACGCCCAAGCCCTACGACGATCCCGGCACCCCCAGGGTCTATTACCGCCTGTTGCCATTGCGGGAAACCGTGGTGGACAAAAGCCATCTGGTCTACGAACTGGGCGCGGCGCGGCTGCGGCGCCTCCAGCAGTTGTTCCTCGAACCCGGCTACGCGGTGGGCGAACTCCCCGGCTACGCGCCCGAGATCGCCGCCAATCCCTTCAAGGCCTTCGCCGCCATCCCGCCGCGCTCGCGCTACCAGTTCATGCTGGACGATGCCTATTTCTTCGTGGCGGGCTACATGAAAGGGCCGGTCTGCCGGGGACAGGTGGCGCTGAACGTGATCCGCGACCGCTTCTGGGTGGCGTTCTTCGACCCGGAACAGGACGCCATCAGCAACGACGCGGCCTTCCTGGCCGAGCAAGGCGAACGGCTGCGCATCCCCAGCGAGAAGAACAACGATATCGAGCTGAGCGACGCCTGGTCGGGCTACGCCGATATCCAAAAATCCTACCTCAAGGCCAAGCACGAATACCTGAACCGCTTGGAGGGCCAGCCGCGCAACTCGCTGGCGGCGATCTGGGACGGCGGCGGACGCAACCACGAAGCGCTGCTGACCGCCTTCCGCCATTTCGACAGCGCCTCGCTCACGCGGGGCTTCGTCGGCGATGCGCCCCTGACCGGCTGGCTGTTGGACTATCCACTATTGGAACGCATCCATTACCTGTTGGTGGCGGGCTTCAATGTGTTCGGCAACGTCAAACACCAGCTCGCGACCCGGACCTTCATGGACATGATGCGGTTGGAGGGCGAGAACAATTTCCTGAGCCTGTTGCCGGCGCGGGAACGCAAAGCCATACACGACCAATGGAACCGGGGCGCCCTGGGCCAGTTGCACGCGGCGATCTACAACCCCTATTACGGCTACGGGCCGGATTCGACGGTGGCGTTCCGAACCGCCGACCCTAAGCGCGAGTTGTTCGAGCTGATCCGGGCCAAGGTGGCGGAGGCCCAACCCGCGCCCGCCGGGTTCGATGGCTGTCCGGGCCGGGAATGCGCCCCGCGCCCGGCCACGGCCTTGGAACAAAGCGTGGCGGCGGCGCTCGGGCCCCTGGAGGAACTGCGGGGCGGCGGCATCCAATACCTCCCGGAACTCGCCTACCTCCGCGTCCACGACGGCCCGGCCAAGGCCGAGGCCAGCCCGGTGTTCAGCCTGGTCAAGAACGAGGCGCTCTCGAACGTGTCGTTGCTGTTCATGGAAAACCTCCGGCGGCTGCCGGGCGAGGACACCCTGACCGTGGTGCCGGAGTTGGTCGGGAGCTATCCCAATTTCTTCTTCGACCTCGACCGCCGCGACCTGCCGGAATTCGTGGGCCGGGTGGCCGCGATCAAGAACGCGGACGATGTCGCGGCCTTGGTGGAACGCTTCGGCGTGCGGCGCAACAACCCCAGGTTCTGGGAGTTCTCGGACTTCTTCAACCAGCGCCACCGCAACCGCCATCCGGTCACGGCGGGTTGGTTCGACCTGAACCGTTACGATAACTTATAAAGCCAAGCGCGGCCCCGATGGGACGTAGCGGTACCGGAATGCCTCCCCGAAGAAAGCTCTGGAGCCCGCTACGCCCCATAAAAGCTACGCATGCTTGGTTCGCAAGCTGCGCGCCTTCGCCCA
Encoded here:
- a CDS encoding fatty acid cis/trans isomerase; translation: MNPPKWLFLCLALASLAGCAAFVAKQDFSVLYGPAHPKPRWLSGEQYTRRLAEGKVSFGRDVKPILDSRCVVCHGCYDAPCQLKLESPEGLDRGASKTLVYDGGRMKAAPPTRLFIDAQDTGGWRDKGFFPVLNERMDSEQANTDNALLYQMLLLKQEHPLPTGGRLPDQFEFGLERELHCPAREEFQGFAREHPDWGMPYGFPGLRPREFDTLTLWLKQGAMMPPPAPVSARAQAEVKQWEAFLNGDTPKQQLVSRYLYEHLFAGHLHFKGHTEREFFRLVRSTTPPGAEVREIATPKPYDDPGTPRVYYRLLPLRETVVDKSHLVYELGAARLRRLQQLFLEPGYAVGELPGYAPEIAANPFKAFAAIPPRSRYQFMLDDAYFFVAGYMKGPVCRGQVALNVIRDRFWVAFFDPEQDAISNDAAFLAEQGERLRIPSEKNNDIELSDAWSGYADIQKSYLKAKHEYLNRLEGQPRNSLAAIWDGGGRNHEALLTAFRHFDSASLTRGFVGDAPLTGWLLDYPLLERIHYLLVAGFNVFGNVKHQLATRTFMDMMRLEGENNFLSLLPARERKAIHDQWNRGALGQLHAAIYNPYYGYGPDSTVAFRTADPKRELFELIRAKVAEAQPAPAGFDGCPGRECAPRPATALEQSVAAALGPLEELRGGGIQYLPELAYLRVHDGPAKAEASPVFSLVKNEALSNVSLLFMENLRRLPGEDTLTVVPELVGSYPNFFFDLDRRDLPEFVGRVAAIKNADDVAALVERFGVRRNNPRFWEFSDFFNQRHRNRHPVTAGWFDLNRYDNL